DNA from Aphis gossypii isolate Hap1 chromosome 3, ASM2018417v2, whole genome shotgun sequence:
AcacttgaagaaaaaaattatagacatATTAAATAGAATGTTAGAAAGAAATCAGAAATAAAACATGcttgtaaattttgaaaaaaacaaaattgaggAATTACTAGGctgaaatatattgttagtatacatccatttaatattgaaatatttaaagcaaattaatactgtataactattttagaCTTAATACCTAGGTTTACTTCATTATAGTGtctattgaaaaaaagtatttatcattgaattaaatttcttaaagaTTGTTTTTACTGGATAAACAGATTTctgtatcaaaaataaatcgaacAAGGATACTATTTctcaatatttcatttaaactattggcaaattaaaaaattataatttaaataaaataatttacctaacaATTTTACCAAATctgctaaatattatttgtaaatcatCATCACTAGTGACCGGATTTAGTTTAcacacaaataaaacattttcaggAGGTGCGATATCAGCAGAAGGTAAATCACCAACTATTTCAAGAATAGTAGCACGAGCTAAAGCTTCCTTTTCTAGTCGTTTTTCTTCTAATTCTTCAATGTCTATATCTTCAGTGATGTCTTCATCTGCTCCAATTCTATCgctctgaaaaaatatataagttcatatttaaaacttaaatatacttatataaaaatgtatttacctgGAGTACTTCTAATGGTGGTTCAGGAGATTGACATGGTACAATTAAACCATCAGGATCAGAATATGGATCTTCCAAGATGACTGTATGTGTTATTCTATCATaagaaaattaagaaatatatattttaattaaatataaattaaaattaaaaagcatTTGGATCATGATACTGTTAgagaaataataagttaaaattaataacataacattttttcaatattaaatagaataaggtattaatttaaaaataatattattattatcttcttttttaaagtaaattcagcagtaaatttagttaagggtttaatttttgaaaaaatatgtattgtattattataatttataaaaattatcatcagtaaaaaaacatatatattatgatacactaatgtattttgttataatttaaagtaagtcTTTAATACAGTACAGGTAAATATCTTACTATCCTTCTTcaaatataacgtatatattaataaaatgttcaaacctTATATCCTGATATGGTCGATGAGTAGCATCACAAATCGtttcattcaattttaataatacatcatgACCTTCAGCTATTTCCCCAAAAACAATATGTTCATCTAATGAACAAGTTGTATCCTCACCTAAAGTTATAAAGAATTGGGAtccaattctataaaataaaataaattaccaaaacagttaactaaataaacaatttttataatgttcaacTTACAAATTATCACCACAATTGACCATTGAAACAAGTCCAGGTCTATCATGTttgatttttggttttttttctccTTCATAGTACCTTGCGTCTTCACCggataaaattctaaattaaattaaaatacaattaaaatgttaaatataaataacataatgaaAGCTTTTTTATTTACCCATATACAGATTGTCCTCCAGATCCACTACCTGTGGGATCACCCGTTTGAGCCACAAAATTTGATTGTACATGATGAAAGAGACaaaagttgtaatattttaacttacatAGCTTCAGAAAGTTTTTGCAAGCTGGaatggttaaaatttaaaaattatatactttataacaaaacttaaattttacatttcaaataaatatgaaggtaatttaaaaagaaaataataaacaaaatattagaaGGATATTAGGCAtaagttaaattgttattctaGAAAAaggtgattaaaaaataggcAGTATAAccagtataatagtatattctttaataaatccaaaaaatgtactaaattttattcatttatcgtTTGGTGTATAGAGTACAACTACTGGCCAGACGAGTCAGTAGTAGATGAAATGaagaaaacataaatttacttaaaagaaTACGAGTAGATACTTACAATGAGGTCTttcttttgtaaataaatctattgttAAATCCCCAATAGTAGTTTCAAGAACAACAGACAtggtttaaatatatgatagtattttcctgaaaattgatttaaattttcaaaattagagTATTACACCGAGCAGAAGTAAAGAGCCCGGCATAACTTGCCGTACTTTATcacagttttatattatgtttgttttttattatttacattttctgCGTCCCCGCGGTTAGATAGTATGGTAACAGTGTGgtcatataaacaatattatgatgctatgatattatgattccgaaccattataaaaaaagtaatcattttacaatgatttacctattgattttatgaaatatgaatattcaatattaaaatttaaagatattatctttaatcgtgacttgtacctacctatacaaatgtTTTTCTAGTTTCAACTTTAGGGGTGGATTTTGGtagaaaattagtttaaaatggtATACTTTAAATCAtagacttataattataagtctatgttttaaataggttgaaatagaaaattctcagtatttttcaaaataatcaggaaaaataaaaaaattacataaaataaaaagtgtaatttttatgataaacggttttgatatttctatttgtttttttgttgaaactcaaaaaataataaccgtaAATACGTGAAATTTTCACgaaatgtttatgttactattttttaattatgatacaatttttaatatttttatactttttcgGTCATTTAACATTCTTGATTTTCTTGTCTATAAATGGCAACAATTTGATAATACAAGAGTTCATACATATCGCTGTCATCACTCATACacctattgaaatatattgaaaaaataatgacaatatacttttataaatacctattataattgtttagtttttattattattgctttttgaaaaatttaaaaaaaacatctaaggattcaaaaatatagaatttggGTGATAAAATTGCGTAATACAAGCAGGAGACATTTGAAGAAATAAATAGTAGACATTTTAGATTAAATGCTAGaaagaaatcaaaaataaacatacttgtaaattttggTACTTTTCTGTTATCCCTACTACCGATCGATGCCGCGACTATCGCGACTCTCAATACCTAGATTTATTCctaacaatgtttttattattaatattaatatttttatatgtgtatatgtgtaaCTACTTTACTTAATACTGAAAAAATTAGtctgaattatataattaacctgctattgttatttttgtaacactaataaattgaaattgatggaaatattaaattttttttatttattgcttataatttagatgtccaaaacattcaaaatatataattccaaattattaggttgttattgaaaaaaactattgtcaaacaaaaataaacagttaacttatacaaacttaaatacttaaaaaataaagataattgaAATCATTGCCCTAGtggtttaaattagtaaaattatattcatacttagtacttactatTCCTTTCAACCATAAAGCCGATTTCCTCATGTGAATTTTTagtattgattattgaaatttttaattaatattaataataaaaacaaattgttaggAATAAATCTAGGTATTGAGAGTCGCGATAGTCGCGGCATCGATCGGTAGTAGGGATAACagaaaagtaggtacctaaattttttacaaaacaaaattgaggGATTACTAGGCTGAAATGTATGAATCCGTTTAACATCGAAACATTTAAAGCAAGTTAATACTGTATTACactattactattttagaCTTAATATCTAGGTTTACTTCTTTATAGTGTCTATtgacaaaaaaagtatttattatcgagataaattattgttattaccgaataaacaaatttctggatcaaaaataaattggataaagatattatttctCAATATTTCATCTAAACTATGACATCGTAGATATGATACGTTTTTAAATCACGGAGATGGATATTTGtaactttaaatgtttgtgttcgtttaaaaaaaaattgcattgtaataaaatcttaaaaattttctctagataagtacctatctacttaaatatttataatattcaatcaacaatgtatttatttcattaacttcttgataattatttatcgttttaatacctatattaataatatatatttgtgtattaaaaaaaaaacttgttttcatattaataataatgaataatgatatataaataatattatatcaggtAATTCctaataggtaataagtatattattgattattgagaTACCTgtatcagaaaaataaataatattatgttaaaatccCTTTAACACATGCTTaggcaattattatttattattattataattataatgtactattGCGGTTATCGCCTTATCAGAAATGAACGGCAACGAGCGAActtcaaaaacataacatcAGTAATCTGTAATCTGTACCTGTTCTGTGGTTGTAGTGTTACAGTTAATAGATAGTAGTTACATaacactaaatagtaaatagtaaacagtataataagtGACAAGTGTGTAGGTACTGATTTATACTTGTTAAACGTCTAGCACGATTTAAGATATCTTTAAACGTGGAGTTTAGTTAGGTATTCTTTaggtaaaatgatttttaaattttaaatcaaccaATATTATTGAGGATATACACTCAatgctaatattaaaaattaaaaaatacaattaaaaatattttgttaattttaataggtacctattcaatAATTGAAGACCAATCCaactttttttgattaatagtaggtaataacaaacaactcaaatttttattaaaagtatatgaaATTGTAAATCTAACTGTCCAACACCCATTACATGTAACAActggtttatttattgattgccATTTTATAATGGTTGTAATTTCTTGTATTACTGATGTATTAACATTTGGTCCATGTgtccattataattatatatgttaatattctATAGAACATGTCAGAAGTCCCAAAAAGTGAAGAACCATTGTCTGCGACCATTGCTCGTCACTACGATAAtggagaaaataatttatcagcaCGAAATGAATctcgtattttgtatttacgcAATTTTAACAATTGGGTAAAATCAACTCTTATCCGTAagatgctttttttttaaatttattgtgctttttattatttattcttattattttttagaggaAGCAGTAATAATGCTTAGAAACAGTAGAATTCACGATGGAAAAATGCATGTATTAGACTTTGCTTGTGGTAAAGGTggcgatttaaataaatggagAAATTCAAGTTGTATGGAGCATCTCGTGGCTGTAGATATATCTCCTGGATCAATAACAAATTGTCATTCCAGATATGAAGAGATGAAAAGgagaaataaatacttatttgatGCTCAATTTATTGTCGCAGATTGCACTAgagtaatttatgttttattttcaccaATTTAGTgacattaaatactaatttttttttatctatttttaaataaaacatttttaggtaaatataaatacattatttaaagatCCATCTATGAAATTACATTTGGTAAGTTGTCAATTTGCATTTCACTATTGTTTTGAAAGTTTACAACAAGCGGAATGCATGCTAAAAAATGTGTCAGAAAATTTGGTGAGTGGTggaatatttataggtactatacctAATGCCAGAGAAATTGTGTaagtaacattaatttaaaatagttagtttttattttacatactgaTCGAACccattataataagataattctatatcaatgtatatatatgtatatattcagTGGTGGTTATAAGGGGAGAGCGGAATTGCCTTCCCCCCTTGggattagattttttatttatcaagacAGGCCAACTTGTATAGACTTTTGATCAACCTTTGAGTTTTATAGGTTGTTAcagtcaacaaaaaaaaaaaaaggttattaaagactgttaaaatatttcaaaatttgtataaaaaatcacCTTGgatactataggtattttgtgatcaataaaattaatactgtcGAAAGCGTTAAGCCTATGGTAAACATTAATTGAAAGATGGGTATTTTAAGGCAGATCAAAATGATAGAAAGGATGTTTAATTTGACAAGAAGTATTATCCAGCATTAGAACACTgggaaaaaaattttgagaAGAGGCTAaagattgaattataattagatatatcattcagttatataatgttattggaTACAGaagaataaatagtttttacgaACACAAGTCCAAAATAAATGAGGATTACATTATAAGGAAAATTAAGTGTAGATCAAAAGTTACAGCAATAATcttttgaataaaacataaattgggcactaaaataaatgatattcagATAGCAACTGAATGGGTTTGAATATTGTGTATGAGCGTAatgaatatttgattatatgtGAACCATGATGGGACAATAGTCTGgcgactaaatattataagaacaaaAGAATAGATTGAGTAGTGAAGAATATCTAAAGAAAAAGTCATAGCACtgttaacatatatattacattacatgCTTATGTTGATAGTCAACTTTTCtaccatatatattaataactaatttaattcacgattatttatatgatattaatttgtatttgattaatttaggAGACGTCAAAAAGAATGtggtaaaaaacaatttggtaacagtatctataatattgagTTTATGTGCGATATTGACAAACCATTTCCATTATTTGgtgcaaaatataattttcatttagaaGGAGTTGTCGACTGCCCAGAGTTCCTAGTTTACTTTCCTGTTTTGGAAAAGTcagtttatttgtataatctttaactatttaatttattacaattatttatgaaataggtTAGCTAAAAGTTATGGATTGgaactaaaaatgaaaatgacatTTGCCGAATACTTTGAAAAACGATCAAATTTAGATGCAAATCTCTTGAACCGTTTAACAGCTTTAgaggtatttaattataaaattaatatttatattttataactaatatacaatgattcataatataactttggTCATTAAATCATGactttagtaattataatttggacTCAAGCTGatagtgtattattttgatattggtgtttaaaactattttatttatatttattttttatcatcatttactttactttataaaagtaaaataatatgatttacaataaaatttaaaaaatcattgccttaaaaaatttacttatttcaaactaaaaagttacaaacataaaaatgtaaattttttacaacactGAGTTActgaattaaatacaattgtttaatcttcaataattttaaagtgtttttAGTGATTTTATAGTGCTTGAATTCAACATTaacttttt
Protein-coding regions in this window:
- the LOC114124545 gene encoding mRNA cap guanine-N7 methyltransferase isoform X1, which encodes MSEVPKSEEPLSATIARHYDNGENNLSARNESRILYLRNFNNWVKSTLIQEAVIMLRNSRIHDGKMHVLDFACGKGGDLNKWRNSSCMEHLVAVDISPGSITNCHSRYEEMKRRNKYLFDAQFIVADCTRVNINTLFKDPSMKLHLVSCQFAFHYCFESLQQAECMLKNVSENLVSGGIFIGTIPNAREIVRRQKECGKKQFGNSIYNIEFMCDIDKPFPLFGAKYNFHLEGVVDCPEFLVYFPVLEKLAKSYGLELKMKMTFAEYFEKRSNLDANLLNRLTALEFYPPRKGTELMGIEDEDYDKAKQFLKENKLESVGTLSKSEWEVATLYMVFMFQKM
- the LOC114124545 gene encoding mRNA cap guanine-N7 methyltransferase isoform X2 — translated: MLRNSRIHDGKMHVLDFACGKGGDLNKWRNSSCMEHLVAVDISPGSITNCHSRYEEMKRRNKYLFDAQFIVADCTRVNINTLFKDPSMKLHLVSCQFAFHYCFESLQQAECMLKNVSENLVSGGIFIGTIPNAREIVRRQKECGKKQFGNSIYNIEFMCDIDKPFPLFGAKYNFHLEGVVDCPEFLVYFPVLEKLAKSYGLELKMKMTFAEYFEKRSNLDANLLNRLTALEFYPPRKGTELMGIEDEDYDKAKQFLKENKLESVGTLSKSEWEVATLYMVFMFQKM
- the LOC114124569 gene encoding peptidyl-prolyl cis-trans isomerase sig-7 produces the protein MSVVLETTIGDLTIDLFTKERPHSCKNFLKLCKLKYYNFCLFHHVQSNFVAQTGDPTGSGSGGQSVYGILSGEDARYYEGEKKPKIKHDRPGLVSMVNCGDNLIGSQFFITLGEDTTCSLDEHIVFGEIAEGHDVLLKLNETICDATHRPYQDIRITHTVILEDPYSDPDGLIVPCQSPEPPLEVLQSDRIGADEDITEDIDIEELEEKRLEKEALARATILEIVGDLPSADIAPPENVLFVCKLNPVTSDDDLQIIFSRFGKIVSCEVIRDKKSGNSLQYAFVEFDNQKSCEDAYLKMDNVLIDDRRIHVDFSQSVSKIKWLGKGRGVKYTDKDDEGKNISDKYSKNRNKKRDSFDSRNNYSKDKMSTHESKHYRKDDKNNRYRKSEKEDRGPYNKYRRIEKDEDRRRDDYDKTRKNYRNEGDRKNDRKERDEKREKDDKNKRSYRKDRDKRSDRGDRTKSDRYDRGSRR